A genomic stretch from Lathyrus oleraceus cultivar Zhongwan6 chromosome 2, CAAS_Psat_ZW6_1.0, whole genome shotgun sequence includes:
- the LOC127123667 gene encoding protein MAIN-LIKE 1-like: protein MESWVSRSGLSSLQRTSLNKIDTNLVSAFVERWHLETSSFHMPFGEMSITLDDVACLLHLPIKGIFWSPRDVTEEVAVELVVDYLGVSRGQAQSHVRSCRGSYYKLEWLYDLFVQHRAASNWAYATRAFVFYNSVGFTSTFQLLEKEGRIGNLLITVVFLER from the exons atggagagttgggtatctagatccGGTTTATCTTCACTGCAGAGAACCAGtttgaacaagatagacacaaatcttgtctctgcatttgtggaaagatggcatctagagacatcttcatttcacatgccgtttggtgaaatgagcattactttagaTGATGTCGCATGTCTACTTCACTTGCCCATCAAGGGTATCTTCTGGAGTCCTCGGGATGTGACTGAAGAGGTAGCTGTTGAACTTGTTGTTGACTACCTAGGAGTGTCACGGGGTCAGGCACAGTCACATGTTCGTAGCTGCAGGGGGTCGTATTacaagttggagtggttatacgatttattcgtacAACATAGAGCTGCTTCCAACTGGGCATATGCGACTAGAGC GTTTGTATTTTATAACAGTGTTGGATTCACGAGtactttccaactgttggaaaaagaggggagaattggaaACCTGTTGATAACCGTGGTCTTCctcgagcgatga